In the Fimbriimonadaceae bacterium genome, AAGGACTTTCTCGAAAACGGCGAGCGCCTCGTCGTTTCTTCCCGCTTGGACCAGGGCCACGCCGAGGTCCGTCCGCACCGTCTTGCGCAGGCTGGGGGAGAGGGCACTGAGTTCGTCGGCCTTCTTCAGCACCTCGGACGCCTCAGCGAACTTGCCCGCCTGGACATAACACGAGCCAAGGAACGCGTAACCGAAAGCGTCGTCAGGGTTCTCGGCCGTGTAAGCCGTCAACGACGCCGCGGCCTTGTCGTACTCCTTCAGTTCGTATTGGGCCGACGCCAAGTTGCGGAGGTTGGCCTTGTTGACCAGCTTGTCCTTGCTCTTACCGACCGTCGGGGTCAAGACTAGGACGGCTTTCTCGTACTCGGCGTCCTTCAGATAGGCGTATCCCAGCCAAGTCGCGGCTCCGAGGTTCTTGGCGTCTTTGGTGTGCAGTTCTTCCAGGGTCTTGAGCGCAGCCTCGCGGGCCGCGTCCGTGCTCGCCGAGAGATAGGCCTCAGCGGCCTTGGCCACCGCGTTCTGGACCTCGACGTTGACGGGAGAACCGTCAATGTTCTCTGCCACATTGCGGGCCGGTTGGGCTGGCTTCCCCGTCTTGGGGTCTTGTTGGGCGACCGCGAACACGGCGAGCGCCGCGACGCCGAACAACAATGTCTCTCGGATTCTCATTGTCCCACCTGCCTCAGACGTCTGCCGCTTCGATCGGGTTCGTCAGGGCGTCTTCCAAACCTCGGGCCGACGCGCCAGAGAGTTCCGCCTCGGTCACCGACAGCAACACCTTGGATTGTCGGCTGACCGTGACCTCGCCGCTATCGTCGGTGGACCCGACCACCGTCCACTCCGTCCGGCCCGCGACAAGACGGGCGACTCCCTGGGGGTCGGACGTGAGCACCACGACATGACCAGGGAACTCGCCAAAGAGCAAGGCGTCGTCGGTAAGCCCCCCCGCGACGGGGAGCCCGCCAAGGTCGGCCCTTAGCCCCGTCCCTTGCTTCAGGGACTCGGCCAGGGCGACCGCAATCCCGCCCTCACTGACGTCGTGGGCGCTGGCGGCCAGTCGTGCCTTGGCCAAGTCGACCAGGACGCCGTGGAGCGCCTTCTCGCCAGCCAGGTCGGCGGGGGTCGGAAGGCCGTCCTCGACCCCGTGGACGGTCGCCATGAACGCGCTGGCCCCAAGTCCCTGCTGGACCGGCGCCAGGGGATAGCTCAGCACCCCGACGGTGAGACCGGGCCCGGCCCGACCGGGCACGCGGTCTGCCGCGTCCTCAAGGATGCCGACGACGCCGACCAGCGGTGTCGGCAAGACCTCGCCGAGGGAACTTTCGTTATAGAAGCTGACGTTGCCGCTGACCACTGGTGTCCCCAGGGCGTCGCACGCGTCGGCGATACCGCGCACGGCCCGCTCAAACTGCCAATAGACCTGGGGAGACTGCGGGTTGCCGAAGTTCAGGCCGTCGGTCGCCGCCACCGGCTTGGCTCCGGTGCAGGCCACGTTGCGGGCCGCCTCGGCGACTGCCCCGACCCCGCCGGCGTACGGGTCGAAGTAGGTGTGCAGGGCGTTGCCGTCGATCTTCACCGCCAGGCCCTTTTTGGTCCCCCGCGGGGCAAGCACGGCAGCGTCGGCCTGTCCGGGGACCAGGACGGTCTGGGTCTGGACCTGCTGGTCGTACTGACGGTAGACGTGGGTTTTGTCCGCGATGTTGGGGCTGGCCAGCAGGGCGAGCAGGGCTTCGCGGTGGTCGGTCGCGGGCAACGAAGACGGGTCGAACCTCTTGGCTTTTTCGTGGTAGTCCGGCACCGCCGGCTCCACCGTGTAGGTCGGGCAAAAGTCGGTGAGGTGCTTGGCCGTGACCTGCGCCTCCACCTTGCCGTGCCGGGTGACCGTGACCAAGCCGTCGTCGGTCACATGGCCGATCACCACCGCGTGCACGCCCCACTTGTGGAACACGTCGATGACTTCCTGCTCCCTCCCCCGGTGGGCGACGGCGAGCATGCGTTCTTGGCTCTCGCTCAGCATCAGCTCATAGGCCGACATGTCCGCCTCGCGCATCGGGACAAGGTCCAGGTCGACCGCCATACCGACCCCGCCCTTGCTGGACATCTCCACCGTCGAGCAGGTCAGTCCCGCCGCCCCCATGTCCTGGATCGCCTGGACCGCCCCTGTCCGAAGGGCCTCCAAGGTCGCTTCAATCAGCAGCTTCTCCGCAAACGGGTCGCCGATCTGGACGTTGGGCCGCTTGGCGTCGCTGTCTTCGCCCAGCGTGTCGCTGGCGAAAGTCGCACCGTGGATGCCGTCCTTCCCGGTGGCGCTCCCGAGGTAAATGACCGGGTTCCCCACCCCACCGGCCGAGGCAGAGGCGACCTCGTCCAGCTTGACGATCCCGACGCACATCGCGTTGACAAGCGGGTTGCCACTGTATCGAGGGTGGAACGAAACTTCACCCGCCACCGTCGGTACGCCGACGCAGTTCCCGTATCCGCCGATCCCGGCGACGACATGTTCAAACAGGTAGCGGTTCCGTGCGACGACTTCCGGGCTGGCCTGGCCCGGCTCGACGGGGCCGAACCGCAACGAGTTCAGGCTGGCGATGGGGCGGGCCCCCATCGTGAAGATGTCGCGGATAATGCCGCCCACGCCGGTCGCGGCGCCTTGGTAAGGCTCGACGGCAGACGGATGGTTGTGGCTCTCGACCTTCATGACGACGCCGAGCCCGTCGCCCATGTCGACGACGCCGGCGTTCTCCAGCCCCTCGCCCTCCATCGCCTTCTTGTACTCCTTGAAGTAGGCGAGGACGGGCCGCGAGTACTTGTAGCCGCAGTGCTCGCTCCACATGACGGCGAACATCCCGAGTTCGGTCAGGGTCGGTTCTCGGCCCATCAATTGGACCAGGAGGTTGTATTCCGACTCGTTCAGCCCCATCGACAGGTAGATTGCAGGGGCGGTGGCAGCCATCCGGATCAGTATATCCGTCGTGCTGGGAGTGCTCCTGGCCTCCTGCGGCCCGGCGCCGCGGGACTGGCGGGGCGAGTGGGTGGGCGAGTTGCCCGCCTCGA is a window encoding:
- the purL gene encoding phosphoribosylformylglycinamidine synthase subunit PurL codes for the protein MAATAPAIYLSMGLNESEYNLLVQLMGREPTLTELGMFAVMWSEHCGYKYSRPVLAYFKEYKKAMEGEGLENAGVVDMGDGLGVVMKVESHNHPSAVEPYQGAATGVGGIIRDIFTMGARPIASLNSLRFGPVEPGQASPEVVARNRYLFEHVVAGIGGYGNCVGVPTVAGEVSFHPRYSGNPLVNAMCVGIVKLDEVASASAGGVGNPVIYLGSATGKDGIHGATFASDTLGEDSDAKRPNVQIGDPFAEKLLIEATLEALRTGAVQAIQDMGAAGLTCSTVEMSSKGGVGMAVDLDLVPMREADMSAYELMLSESQERMLAVAHRGREQEVIDVFHKWGVHAVVIGHVTDDGLVTVTRHGKVEAQVTAKHLTDFCPTYTVEPAVPDYHEKAKRFDPSSLPATDHREALLALLASPNIADKTHVYRQYDQQVQTQTVLVPGQADAAVLAPRGTKKGLAVKIDGNALHTYFDPYAGGVGAVAEAARNVACTGAKPVAATDGLNFGNPQSPQVYWQFERAVRGIADACDALGTPVVSGNVSFYNESSLGEVLPTPLVGVVGILEDAADRVPGRAGPGLTVGVLSYPLAPVQQGLGASAFMATVHGVEDGLPTPADLAGEKALHGVLVDLAKARLAASAHDVSEGGIAVALAESLKQGTGLRADLGGLPVAGGLTDDALLFGEFPGHVVVLTSDPQGVARLVAGRTEWTVVGSTDDSGEVTVSRQSKVLLSVTEAELSGASARGLEDALTNPIEAADV